The stretch of DNA CTAAAAAGGATCTTTTAAACTCCAAACAATTTCTTTTTAATATAACTATTAAGTGGTTCTTTGGCATCATCAATCTGGATTAATAGATCATCTATTATATACTTAACATCATAATAAGATTCAAGGGCCTCATTACGTTGTTTTTCCAGTTTCTTCAGTTCTTTGACCTTTGATTTTCCCCTAACCTTCGAAACAATGCCCGGTGATCTGCCTCCAGCATAATCTCTATTGATCTTCCGTTTCCTTTCTAAAAAATCAATTTCCATGTTTTTGATGTCCTTCCGGATGCTTTTTTTAAGTTCCTTTAAGATCATCTCTCTTTCATTGAGTTCAGCTAAAATCCGTCTGGAATCAGCAATAGAATCAGCTTCCAGGTCAATAGTGGAGATTTCATCAATAGCGATATGGTAATCTTTTATTCTCATCTAATGGTACCTTTAAAATGAATTTCTCTGCAAGGTGGGAGTAGCATAAGGGTTAAATCCACTAGTATCTTAATTTAAGAGTTAAATCCACTAGTATCTTAATTTAAAGATTTATATTCACCAGTATCTTAAAAAGATTATCTTCAACTTCACATCGGGTTTCCAGGTCATCATGTTCTTTTTCCATTTCCCGAAGCTTGTAAAGCACATTGGTGAGGGAGTAAGTATTGAAGACACCGGTCTCATTATCGGGTTTTGATGAAATGAGAAGTATCAGAACATGTTCACCCTCCACCATCACGTTGTAGTTAATGCCATTTATGTAGATGGTGTCAGATAAGCGAAGTAAGAGTTTAATATGTTTAATGGGAAGTCCACTTTTGCTGATAATATCTTTGATCTTATCATTTTCCCGGCACTGTTCAATATCGATGTCCATCCATATCACATCCATCCATCAAAGTTTCAATGAGTCCAATAATACTGCAACAATTTCTCAACAATTCTACTACCTACAAACAATCCTACTAAATATTATATTCCACCCAGATATATTCTTAACTATGGAAAGAGGAGATGGAAACCGGGATGATAGGCTCTTAAAAAAGCAGATAATGGTATTAAACCGTCATCTTCCCCGGAAGAGAAAAACCTTAAAGGAGCTTTTAGGGGAGGAAAAACCCCATGTGCTGGGTACAGACGGATCCCGTCATCGTTTTAAGAAAAATGAACTTTATAAAATCGCATCATTAATTCCAGAAGAATCATGGGGGAGATTAAAATTACCACTGTATATTGAAATAAGTTCCCAAATGAGCGGGTCTCGTATAAAAGGAGAGCAAGAATGCAGAATAGTTTGCCAGATTCTAAAGAAGGAAGATTGTGGTGAGGAAATCTATATTTACAGAGGGGACATAAAGTTAGTTAGGAGAGAGTTACCCACCACTTCACAGTACATATTTCTGGTCAGGTGATGTTGGAACTTAAATTTAATAATAATAACTGATTTAATTGAAACTAACCATAAAAATTTGAATTTGATTAAACAATAAAACAAATTAAAGGGATGAATTTAAGCATGGGATTCAGAAATATATGGAAAAAATTGAAATCATTCAATTTAGACTTTTTATACGATTTTGATTGGGAAGAAATAAAGAAAGACCCGGATAAAATGGCCAAAGTATCCATGTTAGTTTTTGGTGCCGAAATTATGGTTACAGTTCTCATTGTAATCGGAACAATCATCTTCATCCTAGCAGTTGTATTTAGATGATTTAGGTGGATAAAAAAAATTTTAATAAATCTAATCTATTTTTAGTTACAATCTAAACGAAATATTTCAAATTAATTTAATCATTAAATTCAACAAAATTTTAATAAGAATTCATTGATTTTCAACCTTCACCGAGTTGTAAACCTTACCAACCAGTTTTCGGGCCGTATATATTACATCTTCCCTTAATTGTCCTGAACTTAAAACTGTGACCAGGGGTTCTCCTCTTTCTATTATAACTCCAGGACGGGGTAGGTCACAAACTCCTGGGAAGTTTAGATTACCCACTGTTGATGATTGCAGTGCATGGACCACCATCTTAACTGCAAATCTATGGGGAGCTGGAACTTCTACCAGGTGTCCCTGGCATGCCTCAAGGTGGGCTTCAGCCATGTTCATACCCAGTGATAGTTCTGCACATTCAAATGTTCCCTGTAGTCGGGGGTTAACTTCAATAACATATAGTTCCCCATTTCTGGCCATGAAATCCACCCCATTAGAGCCAATTAGGGATAGATGAGTCACCACTTTTTGGGCAAGTTCGGAGATTTCCATATCACCAATGTAGGGAACGGTGTTCCCACAGTATCCAAAAGGTTCCATTTGCCCCAACTTGGTATCACCGATTATCTGGGTACTGGTGAGTATAGTCCTGGCTTCATCCTCGGTGGATAGAACTGATGCACTGATATTTTCACCATCAACAAACTCCTGCAGTATACACTCATCAGATGAAAGTTCTCGGATAATATTTGTAGGGTCTTTTTCAGGATCCATATCCTTTAAAAGCCCTAGATCAATGTTTTTCAAAAGTCCAATATTCTTATCATTCAAAAGTCCAATATTTTTATCTTCCAGAATTCTCACCCCGTAACCACCCGCTCCTGATTGGGGTTTTAAAATAAATTTTTTTCCAGGTGCATTACTGACAATTTCTACAGCTTCATGAATATCAGCAGGGAGGTATGTTTCTGGAACACGGAAATGTTTTTTAAGCTTTTGGTATAGGGAAAATTTATCTTCAACACCACCAATATCACGGTTTCCAATGATTTTATGGGAAGGGAACCAAGTAGGAGAGGAACCTGCGCAGCAAATTATCCCATATGCATCATCAACCATTTCCAGGGCCATATCCCTGATTAGCTGGGGGTTGAAGCGCTGAGTGAACTTACCACAGGAACTTTCTGGTTTTTGATCCAAAACCGATTGCACCCTATCTGCACAGGATCTTAGATCCATTGTTCCAAAATAATCAGAAGAGTAAACTGTATATCCTAACTTTTTAAGGGAGCAGGCCACGGCACGGGTGTTTACACCCACCAGAAGAATGTTTTCCATGTGATCACCCTTTAAAAGAATGTGATTTTCCTTTAGAATAAAAATAGTCCCGAGCGGAGTCGAACCGCCGTCGCCGGTTCCAAAGACCAGCAGGATTACCACTACCCCACGGGACTAAACATTAAAAAAGGCCGCAGTTGCAGCATTCTCCTTTTAGGCGGAGGTGATATTTAAAGTTATCTACATTTTATTTAAAGTGGATCAGATTGTTTAAAGTGACCCTGGCCTGGCTTTTTTATCGCATTTTATCTTCAAACGGCAGCTTCGGCATTTCCTAGGATTATTAGTGGGTATAAAATCCGTTTTCCCAACCAAAAGGTTCTGAACACGATTAATTAATGATACTATGTCTTGTTCCGCCTTTCCATCGAAGTATGCTGACCAGAATATGTTATCAGTTCCTCGCTCCCTTAGGGCACCAACGATCCTCCTTTCATCCTTAACCATATCCTGGAAGGCCAGGCAGTATCCGAAAACCTGGTTGATGGATGAGGAAAAGGCTCTCTTTCCAGGTTTATCATCAATGATTATGAATTCATCAGGAGTCATCCACACTTCATCAATGTATCCGCGGATACCATAACGGGATGAAATGACCGGGAGTTCCCGGGATAAGAGTTCTGCAGTCTTGGAAGTTTCAAGCATCTCTTCAAAGGTGGCTGGCTCTGCATCCTTCTGGAATTCCATCTCTAACCGGGTGTGTTCCTGGGTCCCTACCACCATGTTTCTGGTGGGTTTTACATCAATACCCTTAACATTCTCCAAGTATATGCTGTACTCACAGTATCCCTGTTTATTCAGCCAGCTGATGGGGAAGTTGTTGCACCCATCAATGATCATAACCTGCGATATTTCAGGATGGGGTTTAGATTTGGTTTTGGGCATAAAACCACCATTAATATATTATTAAGTTGTTTTTTTTGGAATTTGATTCCGTTAGGAGATTTACGCATATTAGGGGAACTTAAACGTTTCTTGAAACTTAATTTTATTTTAAAAAACTTTAATCGTGTTTTTGAAACTTGTGTAAAAATTAATTGATATGATAGATAAGGGATAGTTAATTACTTAAATGAATATTAAAAACTTAAGAATAATAAGTTAAGGGTAGGGTATTTGAAAAGTAATCAATAAGGTTACTCTTCTTTTTCTTCCTCTTTCTTGGTAAGGCGGCTTCTGAGAACTGTCCAAATATCCTTATCCTCTTTATCCTCATTTACATCCTTATTTTTAATATTTTCGTTATTTAATTTAATTTGATCCGATTTAACGGTAACATTTGTGGCAGGAGATGTTTTGTTCACTGGCTGTTGTTCCATTTTAAGTTTTTCAGTAGCTCTTCTTTCCACTTTCAAGGCACTGATCAGTTTTCGCCTATCACTTTCCAGGGTTTTGATCTTATCTTCCAGTTCCTTCTCCTTTTTGCGGGTTTTATTATGTTTGCTGAATAATTCTTTATAGGTTCTGGACAGTTTACTGTGTTTCCATTCCAGGTCGGCAAAATCAGCTTCATACTGGTCGAGCTTGCTTTCGTATTCATCTTTGTTACTGGAAAGATCCTTGAGTTCGCCGTTTTCATCCACCAAATCTGCCAGATCCTCCTGGGGTACGATGAACACTTCCATGCTGCAATCCAGGTTATCTGATCTTTTCAGGGGCACCAGATACTGGTTGTATTCATAGGTCTTCCTCTGGCCTCCCACTGTTTTTTTGGTCTTTTTCTTATAGCACTTGACCGCAGATTTGACTAGCTTCACCATGTAAAAAAACACTCCTTTATCTATATCCCTATTGGTAAGACGGTCTTTTATAGTTGATGATGAGCACACAACACTCCCAATCATTTAAATATTACAACCATTACTATTGCATTTTAAAAAAGTCCAAAAAGTTGTATTATCCATTATCTCCCTCAAAACAGGATAAAAAAAAAATTAAATTCATATATTTTTTAATCCCCTGAAAAGGGATTATTAAGTTAACATTTTATCATTAACCTCTTTGAAATGGAGTTAAGGCTCATCCGCCACCTCCTTCTAAAGATACTGAGACAATTAAGTTTATAGCAGAGTTATACATTATAATTAAAGAAGATAATTGAATAAAATAATTTAAAAGGAAAAAAATTGAGGTAAATTATGAAAACTGATAAAAACATCCTGGGATATGACCGGTTCCTGATGATGGCACTTCTCAAGGAAGGTCCACTCACACTGGAGGAACTGGATGATAAGACTATCCTATTTTTATCCCTCATCTGGTACCAGCAAGTACCTGAAAAAGGGGAACCACTAATGGAAAGGCTTTTTTTCACCTTATCCCATCTGAGGTCTGAGTTAGAAGATGAAAGAAAGGATAAAAGAGTGGGTAAGACTGAAGATGAATGTGCAAAACTTATTGATTATGGCTGGGTGAAGCTGGATGATGGACGTTATACCCTGACTGGAGAGGGCGAGAAAGAAGCCCTACAATTCGTTGAAAATATGGAAAGGAAGGCATCTCTGGTGCGGAAGGATTTCTTTAAAGTAGATGCAGCAGCCAAAAATACTACAGTATTAGACGGCTTTTTGGCTGTAATGAAATTAGGATCAGGGCTCGTCAGTGGAAGTGTGGGGCTGACTGCCGATGGTACCGATGCCACCATGGACACAATTTCTGCATTCATGGTATGGCTGGGAATCAAATACCACCGGGAAACTCTCTCAACTCTCCTGGTGATATTCGGACTATTCTTTGCCTCACTCAGCATTGGTTATGATTCTGTTACTCATCTTATAAGCGCCTTTTATGGGACACTGACCCCCATGGGTATGCCATATCTGGCTATAGCAGTAGAAG from Methanobacterium sp. encodes:
- a CDS encoding ATP-grasp domain-containing protein, whose protein sequence is MENILLVGVNTRAVACSLKKLGYTVYSSDYFGTMDLRSCADRVQSVLDQKPESSCGKFTQRFNPQLIRDMALEMVDDAYGIICCAGSSPTWFPSHKIIGNRDIGGVEDKFSLYQKLKKHFRVPETYLPADIHEAVEIVSNAPGKKFILKPQSGAGGYGVRILEDKNIGLLNDKNIGLLKNIDLGLLKDMDPEKDPTNIIRELSSDECILQEFVDGENISASVLSTEDEARTILTSTQIIGDTKLGQMEPFGYCGNTVPYIGDMEISELAQKVVTHLSLIGSNGVDFMARNGELYVIEVNPRLQGTFECAELSLGMNMAEAHLEACQGHLVEVPAPHRFAVKMVVHALQSSTVGNLNFPGVCDLPRPGVIIERGEPLVTVLSSGQLREDVIYTARKLVGKVYNSVKVENQ
- a CDS encoding DUF61 family protein, giving the protein MSIHITSIHQSFNESNNTATISQQFYYLQTILLNIIFHPDIFLTMERGDGNRDDRLLKKQIMVLNRHLPRKRKTLKELLGEEKPHVLGTDGSRHRFKKNELYKIASLIPEESWGRLKLPLYIEISSQMSGSRIKGEQECRIVCQILKKEDCGEEIYIYRGDIKLVRRELPTTSQYIFLVR
- a CDS encoding cation transporter; the protein is MKTDKNILGYDRFLMMALLKEGPLTLEELDDKTILFLSLIWYQQVPEKGEPLMERLFFTLSHLRSELEDERKDKRVGKTEDECAKLIDYGWVKLDDGRYTLTGEGEKEALQFVENMERKASLVRKDFFKVDAAAKNTTVLDGFLAVMKLGSGLVSGSVGLTADGTDATMDTISAFMVWLGIKYHRETLSTLLVIFGLFFASLSIGYDSVTHLISAFYGTLTPMGMPYLAIAVEGIAIMAAVFLFYYQRYVGKVDSNLTLISQSVDSKNHIFIGFSVIAGAVFTLQGIFFVDSLIALFISIGIFKDAVDLLREAISARKGEEEDYSQYKLPMEECWEDNKIRAFQNWILYILWTGDRKTQKEIIASLEQAFNPKNYIPVLSELNATCSEVHDFEGDWEKMTGPLKELELLALEDEYFLLTDNGSQYLKDFMRNFDYYDVHMSDTILLAMAEDESLPQEESGKE
- a CDS encoding CRISPR-associated protein Cas4, whose amino-acid sequence is MPKTKSKPHPEISQVMIIDGCNNFPISWLNKQGYCEYSIYLENVKGIDVKPTRNMVVGTQEHTRLEMEFQKDAEPATFEEMLETSKTAELLSRELPVISSRYGIRGYIDEVWMTPDEFIIIDDKPGKRAFSSSINQVFGYCLAFQDMVKDERRIVGALRERGTDNIFWSAYFDGKAEQDIVSLINRVQNLLVGKTDFIPTNNPRKCRSCRLKIKCDKKARPGSL